The region TGGTTTTTATATATATCAAATATATCGCAAAAGACAACCGCAGTCATATCGGCCGTAAACGGATCTAAAAACGCGCTTTGGGCTTCAGGCTTAAGTAACATGTCGGACTTATCTATAGGCTGCCAGCCTCCCGTAGAGCTTGCGTCAAAAGGTATCCCATACTCAAAAGCGTCTTTTTCTATAACTTTAGCATTGTATGTAAGAGAGTGCCATCCGCCGTTCATATCGGTGTATCTAAAATCTATAAATTTAACCTCGTTTTCTTTGCAAAATTCAAAAAAGTGATCGACACTCCTCACAAATTTTCCCATTGTCTTATATCTCCTTGGATTTAAATCTCGTAATTTTACCACATTTTTTAATGTTTAAGTTTGTTTTTATATTTATATTTTACCCGTTTTAAAATTCAACCGTAAATTTATCTCTGCTTTTAAAGCAAGCGCATTTGCTAAAGCCGAATTTCTTAGCGATATCTTCGCATTTTTGCCCGTTTAGCCCGATCTGATCTTTTGCGTGCGCATCAGAGCCAAAAGTTATGGCGATGTCTAAATTTGCAAGCTCTTCAAGAAGCAGATTTGACGGATACTGTTCGGTTACCGGTTTTCTAAACCCTGCGGCGTTAATTTCAACTACCAAATTTGCCTTTTTAATCGCGTTTAGAGCGTCTTTGGCTATCGTTCTTACGTCTTTTTTCGGAAGAAATTTAAATACCTTTATAAGATCAAGATGCCCTACGATGTCAAATTTACCGCTTCTTGCAAGTGCGCTTATGCAGTAAAAATAATCCTCCCAAATTTTATCTATGTCTTTATTTTTGTATTCGCCTATGAATTCGGGATTATCAAAGCCCCAACCGTTTATAAAGTGCACCGAGCCGATTAGATAATCAACTTTTCTATTTAGTACTCGCTCGTCCATAAAGCCATCTAAAAAATCAACCTCATATCCGAGCAAAATTTCGATTTTGTCTTTAAATTCATCTTGCAAATTAAGAATTTCTCTCTCGTAAATTTCCATCTCGTCAAAGCTCATTCTATAAGCTTCGTCAAATTTCATCGGAGCGTGATCTGAAAATCCAAAATATGAGCAACCCGATTTAATCGCCTCTAAAACATACTCTCGCGGCTCATCTACTGCGTGTTTGCAAAGCGGAGTGTGGTTATGCAGATCGACCTTCATCAAATTTCCTTTTACTTTATAAATAGCAATCAAAATGCTATCAAAAGTTTATTAAATTTAAAGGCAATTTTTTTGTTTAAACTAATATTTCGTTAAATTTTAATATAATCTTGCGAAATTTGGATTAGGAGTTGTTATGACGCAAGAAGAGTTAGACGCCCTTATGGCAGGCGGACTTGACGGACTTGATGAAGAAGAGACAAAAGATGATGAGCCTTCTTTAAAATCAAGCGAAGAGAAAAAAAAAGATATAGTTGAAGAAAAGAGTTTGGGCGATACAGAAGTTTATAGTGAATATCGAGTATCGGCAAACGTAGCTTGGCCTCCGCCTCCTCCGACTGACGATCACAAGATGGTTCATCAGCTTGACGATGTCACAAAGGATAGCGAAGAAAAAGCCACTCAGATGTTTGACAAGCTTGATGCGATCAATAACTTTTTTATGGATGCCGAAAGCGGTTGCAACGCTATCATTAAAGGGCTTGAAAGCAACATAGAAATTTTTACGAAGCTAAATGATAAATTTCCTAACGTAGCCGCATTTAAAGACGCTCTTGATAAAAACAACGAGCTTAAAAATAGCGCCGAGGACGTGCTTGGAAATATCCAAATGGGTGAAGATGAAGTGATGATGACTATGGATATGATGCAGTATCAAGATATCCACCGCCAAAAGATAGAGCGCGTTATAAACGTTATGCGTGCACTTAGCAAGTATATGAGCAGCCTGTTTGAGGGCAAGATCGATGATGAAAAGCGCGTAGGATCTGCGGTACATATCGCGGGCGATACTACTACTGAAAATTTGGTAAGTAATGATGATATCGAAGCCTTGATCGAAAGTTTGGGTAAGAAGTGAAAAGACCCGAGTTATTAAGTCCTGCAGGAAATTTAACCAAACTAAAAATCGCGCTTGAATACGGAGCGGACGCCGTATATGCAAGTGTAGCCAGTTTCTCGCTTAGAACCCGCTCGGCTAGAGAATTTAACTTGCAAACCTTTGAAGAGGCGATAGATTATACTCATTCAAAGGGCAAGAAATTTTACGCTACCGTCAATGCCTTTCCTTTTAACTCGCAAATAGAGCCTTTAAAGCGCCATTTAAAGACGATTTCAGCGATGAAACCGGATGCTTTTATCATCGCAACCCCCGGCGTTATGAGCCTAGCTAAAGAGATAGCGCCTGATATAGAGGTTCACCTCTCTACGCAGGCAAACGTGCTAAATTTCTTGGACGCTAAAATTTATCATGACATGGGCGCAAAGCGTATAGTCGTAGCGCGCGAGATGAATTTAAAAGACGTGATCAAGATAAAAGAGGCAATCTCTACTCTTGATATCGAAATTTTCGTGCACGGCTCGATGTGCTTTGCGTATTCGGGGCGCTGTTTGGTAAGCTCAGTGCAAAGCGGTCGCATGGCAAATCGCGGAAGCTGCGCGAATGACTGTCGCTTTAAATACGAGCTTTACGCCAAAAACGATGAAAGCGGAGTGCTATTTCGCCTTGAAGAGGATGAAAACGGCACGCACATCATGAATTCAAAGGATTTAAAGCTTGCTGCTCACGTTGAGGAGATCATAAAATCAGGTGTTGTCGATAGCTTTAAGATAGAAGGGCGCACCAAAAGCGAATACTACGCGGCTTGTACCGCAAGAGCATATAAAATGGCGATAGATGATGCTGTGGCGGGTAAATTTGACGCGCAAATTTATGACGCGGAGCTAAATACGCTTAAAAATCGTGGCTTTACCGACGGATACTTAGTGCATAGACCCTTTGAAAGACCAAGTACGCAAAATCACTTCAGCAGCCTAGAAGAGGGCACTCATCAGGTAAATGCCATAAGCGAGGACGGGGAGTTCTTTAAGTGCAAATTTAAGATAGTTTTAAACAGACCTTACGAGCTTGTAATGCCAATCGGCAAAGACGCAAGCGAAGCGGATAATGAAATTTGTAAAATTTACTCCAAAGATGGCAAAAAATTTATAGAATTTAAGAAACTCATCACAAAAAAAGGCAAAGAGATGAGCGAAATTCATAGCGGAAATGAAAATGAGGTGAATTTAGGCGTGAAGTTACCTGAATTTAGCTTTTTGAGAGAGGAGATAAGATGAAATTTGTTTCGATTATAATGGGAAGCAAGAGTGATTATGAGATAGTAAATGAAGCGGCGAAAGTTTTAGAAAAATTTGAAGTAAGCTACGAGCTTATCATCTCTTCGGCACATAGAAGCCCAAAGAGAACCAGTGAATATGTATCAAGCGCGGAAAGCAGAGGAGCTCAGGTATTTATCGCAGCAGCAGGCATGGCGGCTCACTTGGCAGGAGCGATCGCTGCAAATACAACTCGCCCCGTTATCGGCATACCGATGGGCGGAAGCTCATTAAGCGGTGTTGATGCGCTTTATTCTACGGTGCAAATGCCTGCGGGCATGCCGGTAGGAACTGTCGCCATCGGCAAGGCCGGAGCGGTAAATGCGGCCTATCTTGCGCTTCAAATTTTAGCGCTTAATGATAGCTCGCTTGATGAGAGATTAAGAGCAGATAGAGACGCTAAAGCAAAAGCGGTCGAGGAAGACTCGAAAAAAGTGGAGGTCTTACTCGCGTAAAAGGAGCAAAAATGCAGACTTATTTAAGCATTGATGAATTTTGCAAGCTCGTGCATTTGGATCATGAAGTGATAGAAGGCATGATAAAGCGCGGAGTGCTAAATACAAAAGAGCAAGACGGCAAAATTTACATAGAGGCAAATGAAGGCACGATGAGCGTAGTTCCAAGCGTAAGTGCGAATTTAAGTATAACAAGCAAGCCAAGCGAGGGATTTAGTTTCGTTGAAAAGACAATAGGCACTATCTTAAATTTGCACGAAAAGGTTCTTGATGCTAAGGATGAAACGCTTGAGGCTTTAAGAAATGAGAATAAATTTTTAAAAGAGGCGCTTTATTCGATGCAAGAGCTTTACGATGAGGATAGAAAGACGATAGATACGCTTAACGAGCAGCTTAAAAAGGCTAATGAAGAGATTGAGTTCTTAAAGCGTAAATATAAGCTAATGTGGAATAAGGCTGTAGAAAACTTCAAGGATAGTTAGTGCAAATAGTAGAGTTAAAAGAAAGCTTTGAAATTTGCGGACTAAAAATTCGCACAGATAACGCTAGCGAGATGAACGGCGAGGGTAGAATAGCTGATCTATGGAGAGAGTTTTTAAACTCCAGCTATAACGGAACAGATGAAATTTGCGCTGTTTATCATGAGTATGAAAGCGATGTAAACGGCTCTTACTCTTTGCTTGTGGGCACTAAAGGCTCGCCGCGCGGAGTTTATGAAAAAGTGACTGTAAAAGCGGGCAAATATGCCGTATTTAGCAAAGATGGCGCTAATGAGAAAGCCGTGATAGAGCTCTGGCGTGAAATTTGGGAGTTTTTTGAAAGCTCAAATTTAAAAAGAGCCTACGTGACGGACTTTGAAAAGTATTTAAAAGACAAAATAGAAATTTATGTATCTATAAAGCAAGGATAAAAATGACATTTTCACAAATTATTTTAACACTGCAAAACTACTGGCAAGAGCTTGGCTGTGTGATACTTCAGCCATACGATATGCCCGCAGGTGCAGGAACATACCATCAAGCGACATTTTTAAGAAGTCTTGGCAAAAAGCCTTGGGCGACAGCTTATGTAGCGCCGTCTCGCCGTCCGACCGACGGTAGATACGGAGAGAATCCAAACCGCTTGGGAGCGTACTATCAATTTCAAGTTTTAATCAAACCAAGCCCTGAAAACATCCAAGAGCTTTATCTAAAAAGCCTTGAAAAACTTGGTTTTGATCTTAAAAAGCACGATATCCGCTTCGTGGAAGACAACTGGGAGAGTCCAACACTTGGCGCATGGGGACTTGGTTGGGAAGTTTGGCTTGACGGTATGGAAGTGACGCAATTTACGTATTTTCAGCAGGTGGGCGGCATCACTTGCGATCTAGTAAGTGCCGAGATAACATACGGGCTTGAACGCCTTGCTATGTATCTGCAAGATGTTGATAGCGTATATGACATCGTTTGGGACGATAATGGCGGCAATGTCGTAACTTACGGCGATGTGCATAAGCAAGGCGAGTATGAGTGGAGTAAATATAACTTCGAAGTTGCCGATACGAAGATGCTTTTTAATCAGTTTGAAAACGCCTTTAACGAGTGCAAAAACTGCCTGGAGGCTAAAATTTCACTTCCTGCTTATGATTATTGTATGCTTGCGGCGCATACTTTTAATGTGCTTGACGCGCGTGGAGCGATTTCCGTAACTCAAAGACAAGACTATATCCTGAAAATTCGCGAGCTGGCTAAAGAGTGTGCTCTAACTTACAAGGCTAGCATAGATGAGCAAGAGGCGAATTCGTAAATGAAAATAGCTGAAATTTATAAATTTTTAAATGAGCTAAGCCCGTTTGAAAATCAAGAGAGCTGGGATAATAGCGGACTTATAATCGGCTCGCCTCATGATGAAGTGAATCAAATTTATCTAAGCCTTGATATTGATTTTGAGCTTTTGAGTGAAGTTAAGCCAAATTCGCTTATCATTACCCATCATCCGCTGATATTTAAAGGGTTAAAAAGCATAAATTCAAGCCTTTATCCAAGCTCGCTCATAACGCAGATGATAAAAAAAGAAATTTCATTAATAAGCCTTCATACGAATTACGATTTAAGCCATCTAAACGAATATGTAGCAAGCGAAATTTTGGGCTTTAAAGAGTATGAAAAAGATGAATTTTTGCTTTATATGGATGTGAATTTCAGCTTTGATGAGCTTTGTGATTTTATAAAGGATAAATTTAGCCTGCAAACTTTAAGAGTTGCAAAAACTACTAACGAAAATAGAATTCGCCGTCTTGCACTTTGCACTGGAAGCGGCGGAGATCTGATGTCAAAAGTTAAAGCCGACGCATTTTTGAGCGGGGACTTTAAATATCATCAAGCGCTTGAAGCCAAGATGAACGGACTAAATTTGATAGACATAGGGCATTTTGAAACAGAGCGCTATTTTGGGGAATCCTTGGCAAAATATTTGCAAAATTTGGGAGTTTTCATTATAATAACTAACTCAAAAAACCCATTTGTATACCGCTAAACAAAAAGGAAAGTTATGAATAAATATTTAGAGCAGCTTGTCGATCTTGCCCAAATCGATAAAGAGATTGACGGATTTGGACCTAGACTAGAAAAAGTCGAGCGTGTTTTAAGAGCTACAAAAGATGAGCAAGCAGGTATTGCCGAGCAAATTTCAAATATTGACGAAGCCGTAGCCGAGTTAAAATCTCAAAAATCACAAACCAACTCTCATATCGCTGAATTTTCCGCCAAGATCAAAGATGTCTCAAAGAAAAGCTCAGCAGCAAAGACCGAAAAAGAGATAAAGGCTCTTCAGCTTGAAGATGAGCTTGCCAGAGAGCAACTTGAGGCTGCGAATGAGGAGATTGAAAGGCTTGAAAAGATAATCGCAAATAAAAACGATCTAAAAACCGAGCTTGAGGCTAAAAGCGCCGAGCTTACAACAAGCCTGCAAAAAATTGAAGCCGACATCGCTCAAGAGGTAAGTGCGATAGAAAAAGAAAGAGCTGAAATTTATGCAAAAAAAGATAAATTAATCGGCGATATGAATCAAAAAATTCTTACATTTTACGAGAAAATTCGTAAGTGGGCTCACAATACCGCCGTAGTACCTGTAAAAAAACAAGCATGCTATGGCTGTTTCATGCAGATAAATGATAAAACGTATTCTGCGGTTATAAAGGGCGAAGATGTCGTTACTTGCCCGCATTGCGGAAGAATTTTATATAAAGAGACGGCTGAATAGCCCTAAAATTTGGTAATAATATATTATATTTTAGCTCTGATTGCATTTGCGATCGGGGCTTTACCGCTTCTTTTTATCGCCTTTAAAACAAAATATCACCGCTCGATTCCCGCTAGATTTTTTCTTTTTAACAATCCCAAATTTGATGAAGCAGACATTCATTTCCATGCTTGCTCGTTTGGTGAAATTCGCTCTATTGCGCCACTTTTAAAAAAATTTCAAAGCATTGCCGTAAGCGTGATAACAAAAACAGGATTTGACGAAGCTAAAAAAATAACGCCAAACACAAGATTTTTGCCGTTTGAAATTTTTATCCCTTTTTGGCTTAAAAGATCTAAAATTTTAGTTATCTTTGAAGCCGAGCTTTGGCTTATGCTTGTATTTTGGGCTAAATTTAAAGGCTCAAGAGTTATTTTGATAAATGCCAGAATTTCAGATAGAAGCTATAAAAGATACTTGAAATTTGGCTTTTTTTATAAAGAAATTTTTCAATTTATAGATAAAATTTATGCGCAAAGCGAGCTTGATAAACAAAGACTAATCGGTCTTGGCGCAAAAAACGTAGTCGTAAGCGGAAATATCAAATCGGCTTTTTTGCCTAGTATTAGTAAAGCTTACACCAAGCCAAAAGAGCGTATTATAGTGCTTGCAAGCACTCATAGAGAGGAAGAAGAGCTACTGTTAAA is a window of Campylobacter sp. CCUG 57310 DNA encoding:
- a CDS encoding histidinol-phosphatase, giving the protein MKVDLHNHTPLCKHAVDEPREYVLEAIKSGCSYFGFSDHAPMKFDEAYRMSFDEMEIYEREILNLQDEFKDKIEILLGYEVDFLDGFMDERVLNRKVDYLIGSVHFINGWGFDNPEFIGEYKNKDIDKIWEDYFYCISALARSGKFDIVGHLDLIKVFKFLPKKDVRTIAKDALNAIKKANLVVEINAAGFRKPVTEQYPSNLLLEELANLDIAITFGSDAHAKDQIGLNGQKCEDIAKKFGFSKCACFKSRDKFTVEF
- a CDS encoding chemotaxis protein; this encodes MTQEELDALMAGGLDGLDEEETKDDEPSLKSSEEKKKDIVEEKSLGDTEVYSEYRVSANVAWPPPPPTDDHKMVHQLDDVTKDSEEKATQMFDKLDAINNFFMDAESGCNAIIKGLESNIEIFTKLNDKFPNVAAFKDALDKNNELKNSAEDVLGNIQMGEDEVMMTMDMMQYQDIHRQKIERVINVMRALSKYMSSLFEGKIDDEKRVGSAVHIAGDTTTENLVSNDDIEALIESLGKK
- a CDS encoding peptidase U32 family protein, giving the protein MKRPELLSPAGNLTKLKIALEYGADAVYASVASFSLRTRSAREFNLQTFEEAIDYTHSKGKKFYATVNAFPFNSQIEPLKRHLKTISAMKPDAFIIATPGVMSLAKEIAPDIEVHLSTQANVLNFLDAKIYHDMGAKRIVVAREMNLKDVIKIKEAISTLDIEIFVHGSMCFAYSGRCLVSSVQSGRMANRGSCANDCRFKYELYAKNDESGVLFRLEEDENGTHIMNSKDLKLAAHVEEIIKSGVVDSFKIEGRTKSEYYAACTARAYKMAIDDAVAGKFDAQIYDAELNTLKNRGFTDGYLVHRPFERPSTQNHFSSLEEGTHQVNAISEDGEFFKCKFKIVLNRPYELVMPIGKDASEADNEICKIYSKDGKKFIEFKKLITKKGKEMSEIHSGNENEVNLGVKLPEFSFLREEIR
- the purE gene encoding 5-(carboxyamino)imidazole ribonucleotide mutase — its product is MKFVSIIMGSKSDYEIVNEAAKVLEKFEVSYELIISSAHRSPKRTSEYVSSAESRGAQVFIAAAGMAAHLAGAIAANTTRPVIGIPMGGSSLSGVDALYSTVQMPAGMPVGTVAIGKAGAVNAAYLALQILALNDSSLDERLRADRDAKAKAVEEDSKKVEVLLA
- a CDS encoding DUF3972 domain-containing protein encodes the protein MQTYLSIDEFCKLVHLDHEVIEGMIKRGVLNTKEQDGKIYIEANEGTMSVVPSVSANLSITSKPSEGFSFVEKTIGTILNLHEKVLDAKDETLEALRNENKFLKEALYSMQELYDEDRKTIDTLNEQLKKANEEIEFLKRKYKLMWNKAVENFKDS
- a CDS encoding GyrI-like domain-containing protein → MQIVELKESFEICGLKIRTDNASEMNGEGRIADLWREFLNSSYNGTDEICAVYHEYESDVNGSYSLLVGTKGSPRGVYEKVTVKAGKYAVFSKDGANEKAVIELWREIWEFFESSNLKRAYVTDFEKYLKDKIEIYVSIKQG
- the glyQ gene encoding glycine--tRNA ligase subunit alpha, producing MTFSQIILTLQNYWQELGCVILQPYDMPAGAGTYHQATFLRSLGKKPWATAYVAPSRRPTDGRYGENPNRLGAYYQFQVLIKPSPENIQELYLKSLEKLGFDLKKHDIRFVEDNWESPTLGAWGLGWEVWLDGMEVTQFTYFQQVGGITCDLVSAEITYGLERLAMYLQDVDSVYDIVWDDNGGNVVTYGDVHKQGEYEWSKYNFEVADTKMLFNQFENAFNECKNCLEAKISLPAYDYCMLAAHTFNVLDARGAISVTQRQDYILKIRELAKECALTYKASIDEQEANS
- a CDS encoding Nif3-like dinuclear metal center hexameric protein; the protein is MKIAEIYKFLNELSPFENQESWDNSGLIIGSPHDEVNQIYLSLDIDFELLSEVKPNSLIITHHPLIFKGLKSINSSLYPSSLITQMIKKEISLISLHTNYDLSHLNEYVASEILGFKEYEKDEFLLYMDVNFSFDELCDFIKDKFSLQTLRVAKTTNENRIRRLALCTGSGGDLMSKVKADAFLSGDFKYHQALEAKMNGLNLIDIGHFETERYFGESLAKYLQNLGVFIIITNSKNPFVYR
- a CDS encoding zinc ribbon domain-containing protein — its product is MNKYLEQLVDLAQIDKEIDGFGPRLEKVERVLRATKDEQAGIAEQISNIDEAVAELKSQKSQTNSHIAEFSAKIKDVSKKSSAAKTEKEIKALQLEDELAREQLEAANEEIERLEKIIANKNDLKTELEAKSAELTTSLQKIEADIAQEVSAIEKERAEIYAKKDKLIGDMNQKILTFYEKIRKWAHNTAVVPVKKQACYGCFMQINDKTYSAVIKGEDVVTCPHCGRILYKETAE
- the waaA gene encoding lipid IV(A) 3-deoxy-D-manno-octulosonic acid transferase: MVIIYYILALIAFAIGALPLLFIAFKTKYHRSIPARFFLFNNPKFDEADIHFHACSFGEIRSIAPLLKKFQSIAVSVITKTGFDEAKKITPNTRFLPFEIFIPFWLKRSKILVIFEAELWLMLVFWAKFKGSRVILINARISDRSYKRYLKFGFFYKEIFQFIDKIYAQSELDKQRLIGLGAKNVVVSGNIKSAFLPSISKAYTKPKERIIVLASTHREEEELLLNHINLRDNDKLILVPRHPERFDEAGEILAKFARNHGFSFEIFSKSKNFSAKCVVVDTMGELVNIYAISDIVILGGSFVPNVGGHNPIEAAQFENSIITGEFIFNQKALFEQVDDVVFSKAGDVGDLLKKELKKSKIRSLGSADEIIKDIKDSCERGKSL